GCCGGAATACTCTAACCGCCACCGGCGCGATTTGCACCGGTGGCGGCCAGGGTTTTCATCAGGACTGATCAGCCCTTGTTTTCATCGACTTCCGAGAATTCGGCATCGACCACATCGTCGTCACCGGCCTTGGCCGCTTCAGGCGAAGCAGCCGAAGCCTGCTCCTTCTCGTAGATGGACTGGCCCATCTTCATCGCCACCTGGGTCAGTTCCTGAGCCTTGGCGTTGATTTCCGCAGCATCGTCACCGGCAAGCGCGGTCTTGGTCGCGGCGATCGCGGCTTCGACTTCAGCCTTCAGAGCGGCGTCGATCTTCTCGCCGTTCTCGGCGATCTGCTGCTCGGTCGCGTGGACGAGGCTGTCGGCCTGGTTGCGGGCCTCGGCCGATTCGCGGCGCTTCTTGTCCTCTTCGGCGAACTTCTCGGCATCGCGAACCATCTGGTCGATGTCGCTGTCCGAAAGGCCGCCCGAGGCCTGGATGCGGATCTGCTGTTCCTTGCCCGTGCCCTTGTCCTTGGCGGACACGTTCACGAGGCCGTTGGCGTCGATGTCGAAGGTCACTTCGATCTGCGGCACGCCCCGGCGCGACGGCGGAATGCCGACGAGGTCGAACTGGCCGAGCATCTTGTTGTCCTGCGCCATCTCGCGCTCGCCCTGGAACACGCGGATCGTAACCGCCTGCTGGTTGTCCTCGGCGGTCGAGTAGACCTGGCTCTTCTTGGTCGGGATCGTCGTGTTACGGTCGATCATCTTGGTCATGATGCCGCCCAGCGTCTCGATGCCCAGCGACAGCGGGGTCACGTCGAGCAGCAGCACGTCCTTGACGTCGCCCTGCAGCACGCCGGCCTGGATCGCCGCGCCCATGGCGACGACTTCGTCAGGGTTCACACCGGTGTGCGGTTCCTTGCCGAAGAACTCCTTCACGACTTCGCGCACCTTGGGCATGCGGGTCATGCCACCCACGAGCACGACTTCGTCGATGTCCTTGGCCGAAAGACCGGCATCGGCGATCGCCTTGCGGCAGGGTTCCAGAGTGCGCTGGATCAGGTCGGCGACCATCTTCTCCAGGTCGGAGCGGGTGATCGTCTCGACGAGGTGCAGCGGAGTGGTGGCGCCGCCTTCCATGCGTGCGGTGATGAAGGGCAGGTTGACCTCGGTCGTCGCGGTGGACGACAGCTCGATCTTGGCCTTTTCAGCCGCTTCCTTCAGGCGCTGAAGAGCGAGCTTGTCGGTCTTCAGGTCCATGTTTTCCTTGGCCTTGAACTTCTCGGCCAGCCATTCGACGATCTTCGAATCGAAGTCTTCGCCGCCCAGGAAGGTGTCGCCGTTGGTCGACTTGACCTCGAACACGCCGTCGCCGATTTCCAGGACCGACACGTCGAAGGTGCCGCCGCCAAGGTCATAGACAGCAATGGTCTTGCCGTCCTGCTTGTCGAGGCCGTAAGCCAGCGCAGCCGCGGTCGGCTCGTTGATGATGCGCAGCACTTCGAGACCGGCGATCTGGCCGGCGTCCTTGGTGGCCTGGCGCTGTGCGTCGTTGAAGTAGGCAGGCACGGTGATGACCGCCTGCGTGACCGTCTCGCCCAGATAGGACTCAGCGGTTTCCTTCATCTTCTGCAGCGTGAAAGCCGAGATCTGCGAAGGCGAGTAGTCTTCGCCGCCAGCCTGGACCCAGGCATCGCCGTTCTTGCCCTTGACGATGGTGTAAGGGACCAGTTCGGTGTCCTTGCGGGTCACCGGATCGTCGAAGCGGCGGCCGATGAGGCGCTTCACCGCGAAGATCGTGTTGTTGCCGTTGGTGACGGCCTGGCGCTTTGCCGGCTGCCCGATCAGACGCTCGCCATCCTTGGCGAATGCGACGATCGAGGGCGTCGTGCGGGCGCCTTCGGAATTCTCGATGACCTTGGGCTTGCCGCCGTCCATGACGGCGACGCAGCTGTTGGTGGTGCCAAGATCGATACCAATTACTTTAGCCATTATCCCCATTCCTCACGTCAGTGGGTGACACCGTGCGGATCGCCTCCCTTACACAAGGCAAGGCAGCTTGCACGGCTCGGTGACGCTTAACGTCGTCGAGGCGCGATATAGGGGCGGTTTTGCTTGGAACAAGTGTTCTCGAATGGCATTAGGCGAGCGATTTTTCCCCGGCGAAGTCACAAGGATACCTTGACCGTGAAACCACATCGCCCCCTCGCCCTGCTTCTTTGCACTGCCATGGCCCTTGCGCTGGGGGCCTGCGGCAAGGAGCCGGACAGCCCCACCGCCTCGAATGAGGCCACCCTCACCGGCCCCGATGCCAAGCCGGGACTGGTCGCGAGCGACGGCAAGCTGGTGCTTCCGGTGATCGCCAGGCGCCCGGCGGCGGTCTATTTCACCGTGCGCAACGACGGCGCCGAGCCGGTTACGCTGGCCGCCGTCAGCATTCTGGGCGCCGGCAAGGCCGAAATGCACGAGACCAAGGGCGGCTCCATGGGCAAGGTCGATTCGCTGCCGGTCGACCCCGGCGCGTCGGTTGTCTTCGCGCCGGGCGGGCTGCATGTCATGGTCTTCGACCTGCCTGCCGCGCTCAAAGCCGGTGGCAAGGCGGAGTTGACGATGACGTTTTCTGACGGAGACAAGCTGTCGATGCCGCTCGCCGTCGAGGCGATGGGCGGCGACATGGGCGACATGGAAGGGATGCACCACTGAGCGTCCCACCCGGAGAAGAACGCGCGCTGACGGCGGGCGAAGCGGCGCTGATCCGCTCCGTCTTCGGCGAGGCGATCGATTGCGGCCCGGTGCGAGTGCGGCGGCGCAAATGGTTTCCATTTCAGCCAATCAACACGGCGATGGCGCCTTGCGGCCACTTGCATTTCCACCCGCGAGCCAGCCTGTACCGAGCCGATTTCTCGCAAGCACCGCTCGGGCTGCAAGGGCTCTTCATTCATGAGATGACGCATGTGTGGCAGACACAATGCAAGGGACGGTGGTATCTGCCGCTTATGCGCCATCCGCTGTGCCGCTACGACTATTCCTTGCGGCCAGGCTGGACGCTGGAGCGCTACGGCATCGAGCAACAGGCCGAAATCGTACGACACATCTTTTTGATGGGGCTTGGCATCGATGTGCCGGGAGCGCCTCCACTGGAAAGCTACCGGGGCATAGTGCCGTTCGACCGCGCCCGCCTCTAAACCAAACTGCGTCGTGAAACGAAACGGGGCGCGGCGATATTTCGTCCGCGCCCCACGTGCGACCCATTCGGGTTATCTAATCCGCGCCGGGATCAGCAATCGCGATCCCAGTAACGGTCGCCGCGGCGGTCGTAGCGATAGCAGCCGCGATCGCCATCCTTCTTGGCGGTGGAGCCAGCCACAGCGCCTGCTGCCGCACCGATCGCCGCGCCGGTGGCTACGTTGCCGCCCGTAATGGCACCGACGCCTGCACCGAGTGCGCCGCCGGCGAGAGCGCCTTCACCGCCGTAGTTGCTGGCACAGCCAGCCATGCTGAACGCACCGGCTGCGAGGATGGGGAGGATAAACTTACGCATCGATGGTCTCCGAAAAAGTCATGCTATGCCAAGTCAACGGAGAAAAACGCGAGAGGTTCCGCCGCAACAAAACGACACATGCTTCGGTACGCTCGGCATAAGCAGTGTTTGCCGGAAAAATGCCCGACCGCAAACATAACCCCGGCAAAGCACTACGCAAACGCAGCGCCGCCGGGGTCATGCATTTAACAAAATCCGCTCAGGCCGAGCTGGTCGAAGCCCCCTGACCCAAGCGCATCGCTATCAGTCGGGCTTCTTGGCCACGGCCACCATCGCGGGGCGCAGCAGGCGGTCCTTGATCATGTAACCGGCCTGGAGTTCCTGCACGATCGTGCCCGCTTCGACATCGGCCGAGGGAACCTCGATCATCGCCTGATGCTGGTTGGGATCGAGCGGCATACCCATCGCGGCGATGCGGGTGATGCCGTGGCTGGTGAACACCTTGTCGATCTCGCGGCCCGTGGCCTCGATCCCGGCGACGAGGCCCTTGAGCTTCTCGTCCTCGCGCATGTCGGCGGGGATCGCCGTCAGCGCGCGGGCCAGGTTGTCGGACACCGACAGGATGTCGCGGGCAAAGCCGGTGGCGGCATAGGCGCGCGTGTCGGCGACGTCCTTTTCCAGACGGCGGCGCACGTTCTGCGTTTCGGCGCGGGCGTAAAGCACTTCCTGCTTCGCGCCGGCCAGTTCCTCACGCAACTGCGCCAGTTCTTCGTTCTCGCCCTTGGAATCCAACATATCCTCGGGAACCCCCTTCAGTTCCTCGGCCACGGCGGCGTCTACAGTCTGGTCTTCGGGAGACTGCTTCTTGTCGTCGGTCATATTCTTCTACTGTTCCAGCTATCCGATGAGCTTGCCCAGGCTCTGGGCAGTGAAATCCACCATGGGCACTACGCGCGCATAATTCAACCGCGTGGGGCCGATAACCCCCACCACGCCGACCACCTTTCCTTCCCGGTCCCGGTACGGCGAGGCAATCACCGAAGACCCGGAAAGCGCGAAAAGCCGGTTCTCCGAGCCGATGAATATCCGCGTCGCCTGCGCCTCGCGCGCGGTGTCGAGCAGGTCGGCGACCGATTGCTTGTTTTCAAGGTCGTCGAGCAGCGAGCGCACCCGTTCGAGATCGGTCAGGGCGGCCTCGTCCAGCAGATTCGCCTGTCCGCGCACGATCAGCACCGGGCGGGCCATGGCGTCCTCGCTCCACACGGCCAGCCCGCGCTCGACAAGGTCGCGGCTTGCGGCATCGAGCGCCGACTTGCCCGAGGATATGTCGGCGCGCATCGCCAGCGCGGCTTCGGCCAGCGTGCGGCCGATCAGATGCGCGGAAATGTAGTTGGAGGCTTCCTCCAGAGCACC
The DNA window shown above is from Novosphingobium sp. P6W and carries:
- the dnaK gene encoding molecular chaperone DnaK gives rise to the protein MAKVIGIDLGTTNSCVAVMDGGKPKVIENSEGARTTPSIVAFAKDGERLIGQPAKRQAVTNGNNTIFAVKRLIGRRFDDPVTRKDTELVPYTIVKGKNGDAWVQAGGEDYSPSQISAFTLQKMKETAESYLGETVTQAVITVPAYFNDAQRQATKDAGQIAGLEVLRIINEPTAAALAYGLDKQDGKTIAVYDLGGGTFDVSVLEIGDGVFEVKSTNGDTFLGGEDFDSKIVEWLAEKFKAKENMDLKTDKLALQRLKEAAEKAKIELSSTATTEVNLPFITARMEGGATTPLHLVETITRSDLEKMVADLIQRTLEPCRKAIADAGLSAKDIDEVVLVGGMTRMPKVREVVKEFFGKEPHTGVNPDEVVAMGAAIQAGVLQGDVKDVLLLDVTPLSLGIETLGGIMTKMIDRNTTIPTKKSQVYSTAEDNQQAVTIRVFQGEREMAQDNKMLGQFDLVGIPPSRRGVPQIEVTFDIDANGLVNVSAKDKGTGKEQQIRIQASGGLSDSDIDQMVRDAEKFAEEDKKRRESAEARNQADSLVHATEQQIAENGEKIDAALKAEVEAAIAATKTALAGDDAAEINAKAQELTQVAMKMGQSIYEKEQASAASPEAAKAGDDDVVDAEFSEVDENKG
- the grpE gene encoding nucleotide exchange factor GrpE, whose protein sequence is MTDDKKQSPEDQTVDAAVAEELKGVPEDMLDSKGENEELAQLREELAGAKQEVLYARAETQNVRRRLEKDVADTRAYAATGFARDILSVSDNLARALTAIPADMREDEKLKGLVAGIEATGREIDKVFTSHGITRIAAMGMPLDPNQHQAMIEVPSADVEAGTIVQELQAGYMIKDRLLRPAMVAVAKKPD
- a CDS encoding glycine zipper domain-containing protein, whose translation is MRKFILPILAAGAFSMAGCASNYGGEGALAGGALGAGVGAITGGNVATGAAIGAAAGAVAGSTAKKDGDRGCYRYDRRGDRYWDRDC
- a CDS encoding copper chaperone PCu(A)C encodes the protein MKPHRPLALLLCTAMALALGACGKEPDSPTASNEATLTGPDAKPGLVASDGKLVLPVIARRPAAVYFTVRNDGAEPVTLAAVSILGAGKAEMHETKGGSMGKVDSLPVDPGASVVFAPGGLHVMVFDLPAALKAGGKAELTMTFSDGDKLSMPLAVEAMGGDMGDMEGMHH